One Lasioglossum baleicum unplaced genomic scaffold, iyLasBale1 scaffold0063, whole genome shotgun sequence DNA segment encodes these proteins:
- the LOC143219713 gene encoding uncharacterized protein LOC143219713, which produces MADLIEHHHTLARRISRVVSNIKKKRKANIYLELLQTGQKMLDQLWDDYRQGDTELRSAAKIDKELFESRYFVEDEYEETQEDYTDQYSLLQSLISQFKESATEKGSENSKPTVVETVAPRSRAVLPKMGLPIFGGQYKDWPSFRDLFTSLIINDVTLSPVERLHYLKACMKGSAASLLKNIKTTADNFKVAWEKLISRFENRRLLVQAQIRLLASLSPVKRESSIELQQLFDQTFDAIDALDNLDRPVTNAVDWVVELTVERLDTQSHREWEDLPDEASLNKKSSSKAFKVHQISKANTSLRNCSICQGAHFVLFCPQYKEKDAVERKETASSLKLCLNCLGRHSISDCKSAKRCQKCDGKHHTTIHDAESTGAVVQHISTHVSRPSSVLLSTARVTVSGSGGHGFQARSLIDPGSEVSLISEALAQRLGVKRSQARVPLLGVGGAKAKFTRGKSTLVLSSHCDGDVKFQIPVYIISELSRYRPRNLPAVVEWPHVQGLTLADPAYHLADPVDVLLGADSYNLILREGVKRGPPHTPVAQETALGWILTGGVDSEGGGEAAGRLEVPVHHCNVDRELMEMLSRFWEQEEIDTSIPHTADDQRAEEHFVTTHLRQPDGRFSVRLPFSSAPELGDSRRIALRTLESLNGRFRRSAEFQAAYTEFLKAYETLGHMAAAQHPIPSNGYYLPHHGVLREASATTKLRVVFNGSMPSSNGKSINDFLLRGPNLLPNLADVLLRWRRHAFVFSADIEKMYRQILVHPEDRQWQRILWQPEKRGGVIDYELSTVTYGLACAPYLAIRCLHQLAKVEEQRYPRGSRIVLRDIYMDDVLAGADSLPEARRQQTELRELLMAGGFPLRKWASNSRGLLDGLSSDERKGIVEWDSPTHHSVLGIKWLPSADCFQVTAVTSLKNAGFTKRSVLSGTAQLFDPLGWLAPVTIVAKVLMQSLWLLKVDWDTPLPEKEEVMWQQFQHQLPALQTIRVPRWLGTNSATQPLEIHGFADASERAYAAMVYSRTINAQGVVTVSMIVAKSKVAPLKRVSLPRLELCAAFLLARLVEHVTKALDWQEVDLHLWSDSSVALSWIRGHPSRWPTYVANRVAEIQRMLPLAQWHHVRSAENPADCASRGLSPAELPRFQLWWRGPEWLSSPDPLPAVPAEETTHEDEELKAHHVTTQREKTSGTLIERFSNLTRLFRVLAWCRRWAPRNRKPESVITATEMQEVKLILLRLEQSASFSEDIATLRRNQPVAAKSRLAKLCPFLDEDGVLRVGGRLQAANLAYDRTHPAILPDESPLAKLWVDAAHKRCLHGGTQLTLATLRQECWILRGRPMVKHCIHQCTVCIRWKGQTAQPKMGNLPPARITPCRPFFRSGVDYAGPIHLRSGRGRGHLTVKGYIAVFICLVTKAVHLEAVSDGSTETFLAALRRFISRRGRCLELYSDCGRNFVGAHHELRSLLRESTQQGGGPFAAASREGISWKFNPPSAPHFGGIWEAAVKSVKHHLRRIIGEQRLIFEELTTLLTGIEACLNSRPLQPLSDDPEDPAALTPGHFLIGEPLIALPEPSLEELPVSRLSRWQLIQQLQQHFWKRWSREYLNTLQTRVHKLIPLLAPDDEETSTGREHEAGLSSDSPDQ; this is translated from the exons ATGGCTGACCTCATCGAACATCATCATACCCTAGCTAGACGGATATCTCGCGTGGTGTCCAATATCAAGAAGAAGAGAAAGGCCAATATCTACCTGGAACTACTTCAGACTGGCCAAAAAATGCTCGATCAACTGTGGGATGACTATCGCCAGGGTGATACAGAGTTGAGATCTGCCGCTAAAATAGACAAGGAACTATTTGAAAGTCGCTATTTCGTTGAGGACGAATACGAGGAGACTCAAGAAGACTATACTGACCAGTACTCACTGCTACAATCATTGATTTCCCAATTCAAGGAATCTGCAACCGAAAAGGGATCAGAAAATTCAAAGCCAACGGTCGTCGAGACCGTTGCACCGAGGTCACGCGCCGTGTTGCCAAAAATGGGTCTTCCCATCTTTGGAGGTCAATACAAGGACTGGCCATCTTTTCGGGATTTATTTACTTCCCTCATCATCAACGATGTGACTCTTTCTCCTGTCGAACGCCTTCATTATTTGAAAGCCTGTATGAAGGGCAGCGCCGCGTCTCTTCTGAAAAACATCAAGACGACCGCTGATAACTTTAAAGTTGCTTGGGAAAAGTTAATAAGTCGATTCGAGAATCGCCGACTTCTGGTACAGGCTCAAATCAGACTACTTGCTTCACTATCTCCGGTCAAAAGGGAATCATCTATCGAATTGCAGCAGCTCTTTGATCAAACGTTCGACGCCATAGATGCCCTCGATAATCTGGATCGACCTGTCACGAACGCCGTCGACTGGGTAGTCGAATTGACCGTCGAAAGGTTGGATACTCAGTCTCATCGTGAGTGGGAAGATTTA CCTGATGAAGCCTCCCTCAACAAGAAATCCTCTTCCAAGGCCTTCAAGGTGCATCAGATATCGAAGGCGAACACTTCATTGCGGAACTGCAGCATCTGTCAAGGGGCGCACTTCGTCCTATTCTGCCCTCAATATAAGGAGAAGGATGCCGTCGAGCGGAAGGAAACGGCAAGTTCTCTGAAGCTTTGTCTAAACTGCCTGGGAAGGCATTCTATTAGTGACTGCAAGTCTGCCAAAAGATGTCAGAAGTGTGATGGGAAGCATCACACGACCATCCACGATGCCGAGTCAACGGGAGCTGTAGTACAGCACATCTCTACTCACGTGAGTCGACCTTCCTCTGTACTTCTCAGTACCGCTCGCGTGACAGTTTCAGGCTCCGGCGGACACGGCTTCCAAGCTCGCTCACTAATAGACCCCGGCAGCGAGGTTTCGCTCATTTCTGAGGCCCTGGCTCAGCGGCTCGGCGTCAAGAGGAGTCAAGCTCGGGTTCCTCTGCTCGGAGTCGGAGGGGCCAAGGCGAAGTTCACGAGAGGAAAATCTACACTGGTCCTCTCCTCTCACTGcgacggtgacgtcaaattccaGATTCCGGTCTACATTATATCTGAGCTCTCTCGCTACAGGCCTCGAAATCTACCTGCTGTCGTCGAGTGGCCGCACGTACAAGGGTTGACCCTTGCTGATCCTGCCTACCATCTTGCTGATCCAGTCGATGTTCTGCTTGGAGCTGATTCTTATAACCTCATACTTCGTGAGGGTGTCAAACGAGGGCCGCCTCATACTCCAGTGGCTCAGGAGACCGCACTTGGCTGGATACTGACGGGAGGAGTCGACTCGGAAGGCGGCGGCGAGGCAGCAGGTAGACTAGAGGTACCAGTACATCACTGTAATGTAGACCGCGAATTAATGGAAATGTTGAGCAGATTCTGGGAACAGGAGGAGATCGACACTTCGATCCCACACACAGCAGACGACCAACGGGCGGAGGAACACTTCGTTACCACTCACCTTCGTCAACCTGATGGCAGATTCTCGGTGCGACTACCATTCAGCAGCGCACCTGAGCTAGGAGACTCCCGTCGCATAGCATTGCGAACTCTGGAGTCTCTAAACGGCAGGTTTCGGCGATCTGCCGAATTCCAGGCAGCCTACACCGAGTTCCTGAAGGCCTACGAAACGCTGGGGCATATGGCAGCGGCGCAACATCCGATTCCGAGCAACGGGTACTACCTCCCTCATCACGGAGTGTTGCGAGAGGCCAGCGCAACGACTAAGTTGCGAGTTGTCTTCAACGGATCCATGCCCTCTTCCAATGGGAAATCCATTAATGACTTCCTTCTCCGAGGTCCTAACCTGCTCCCAAATCTCGCCGACGTCCTGCTAAGGTGGCGTCGGCACGCTTTTGTGTTTTCAGCCGACATCGAGAAGATGTATCGGCAGATACTTGTCCACCCTGAAGATCGGCAATGGCAGCGGATCTTGTGGCAGCCTGAAAAAAGGGGAGGAGTCATTGATTACGAGCTGAGCACCGTCACTTACGGGCTCGCGTGTGCACCCTACCTTGCAATTCGGTGTTTACACCAGCTGGCCAAGGTGGAGGAGCAGCGTTATCCTCGTGGCTCTCGCATAGTACTACGAGACATCTATATGGACGATGTTCTCGCCGGAGCTGACTCCCTTCCTGAGGCAAGGCGACAACAAACGGAACTTCGAGAGCTTCTCATGGCGGGCGGATTCCCACTTCGCAAGTGGGCCTCCAACTCAAGGGGTCTGTTAGACGGACTCTCCAGCGACGAGCGGAAGGGAATCGTTGAATGGGATTCTCCAACCCATCACAGCGTCCTCGGCATAAAATGGCTACCTTCCGCTGACTGTTTTCAGGTTACCGCTGTGACTTCTCTAAAAAACGCAGGGTTCACTAAACGCTCTGTGCTCAGCGGAACAGCCCAGCTGTTCGACCCTCTCGGATGGCTGGCTCCAGTCACCATCGTCGCCAAGGTCCTAATGCAGTCGTTGTGGCTCCTAAAGGTCGACTGGGATACACCGTTGCCAGAAAAGGAGGAGGTGATGTGGCAGCAGTTCCAGCATCAACTCCCTGCACTGCAGACTATTCGAGTCCCGCGATGGCTCGGAACCAATTCTGCCACGCAGCCTCTCGAAATCCATGGGTTCGCTGATGCATCCGAGCGAGCCTACGCAGCCATGGTGTATTCCCGGACCATTAACGCTCAAGGAGTCGTGACAGTCTCCATGATTGTCGCCAAATCCAAGGTGGCTCCCTTGAAGCGGGTGTCTCTGCCCAGATTGGAGCTCTGTGCAGCTTTCCTGCTAGCCAGGCTCGTCGAGCACGTCACTAAGGCGCTCGATTGGCAAGAGGTCGATCTACACCTCTGGTCGGACTCATCCGTGGCACTCAGCTGGATCCGGGGGCATCCTTCTCGCTGGCCGACTTACGTGGCGAATAGGGTGGCTGAAATCCAGAGGATGCTGCCGCTAGCCCAGTGGCACCACGTGAGGAGCGCTGAAAATCCAGCTGATTGCGCTTCTCGAGGCCTGTCTCCCGCTGAGCTTCCCAGGTTCCAACTGTGGTGGCGAGGACCCGAGTGGCTCTCCTCACCAGATCCTCTCCCCGCTGTACCTGCCGAGGAGACAACCCACGAGGACGAGGAACTGAAGGCACATCACGTGACCACCCAGCGGGAGAAAACATCCGGCACGTTAATCGAGCGCTTCTCGAATCTAACGCGCCTGTTTCGAGTCCTGGCCTGGTGTCGTCGCTGGGCCCCTAGAAATCGAAAACCAGAATCAGTTATCACTGCTACCGAAATGCAGGAAGTCAAATTGATTCTCCTGCGCTTGGAGCAGTCCGCTTCATTCTCCGAAGACATCGCCACTCTCCGCAGGAATCAACCCGTGGCAGCTAAAAGCAGATTGGCCAAACTCTGCCCATTCCTGGATGAGGACGGAGTCTTAAGAGTCGGAGGCCGCCTACAAGCTGCCAACCTTGCGTACGACCGGACGCATCCAGCTATTCTCCCTGACGAATCCCCTCTGGCTAAGTTGTGGGTCGACGCTGCTCACAAACGATGCCTGCACGGGGGGACACAGCTTACCCTGGCGACGCTACGCCAGGAGTGCTGGATTCTCAGAGGTCGCCCAATGGTAAAACACTGTATCCACCAATGCACCGTTTGTATTCGCTGGAAAGGGCAAACTGCCCAGCCAAAAATGGGAAACCTCCCACCAGCAAGAATAACACCGTGTCGTCCCTTTTTCAGATCTGGTGTCGATTATGCAGGACCAATACACCTTCGGTCTGGTCGGGGTCGTGGTCACCTCACAGTTAAAGGATACATCGCCGTGTTCATCTGCCTTGTCACCAAGGCCGTGCACCTGGAGGCTGTGTCGGATGGATCGACCGAAACCTTCCTCGCTGCACTACGACGCTTTATCTCACGGCGAGGTCGCTGCCTAGAGCTGTACAGCGACTGCGGACGCAATTTCGTCGGCGCCCATCACGAGCTGCGCTCACTACTCCGAGAATCGACACAACAGGGAGGCGGTCCCTTCGCCGCAGCCTCCAGGGAAGGCATTTCCTGGAAATTCAACCCACCGTCTGCTCCACACTTTGGAGGAATCTGGGAAGCGGCGGTGAAATCCGTTAAGCATCACCTCCGTCGGATCATCGGCGAGCAGCGATTGATCTTTGAGGAGCTGACCACGCTCCTGACTGGCATCGAGGCTTGTTTAAACTCTAGACCTTTACAGCCGTTGTCCGACGACCCTGAGGATCCAGCAGCGCTGACTCCGGGACATTTCCTGATCGGGGAACCGCTCATCGCTCTTCCAGAGCCCAGCCTCGAGGAGCTTCCCGTCTCACGGTTATCTCGATGGCAGTTGATCCAGCAACTTCAGCAGCACTTCTGGAAACGCTGGTCTCGGGAGTATTTGAACACCTTGCAGACCAGAG TACACAAGCTGATTCCTTTGTTAGCCCCTGACGACGAAGAGACGAGTACGGGGAGGGAACACGAGGCTGGACTCTCGAGCGACTCTCCCGATCAGTAG